A window of the Vigna angularis cultivar LongXiaoDou No.4 chromosome 3, ASM1680809v1, whole genome shotgun sequence genome harbors these coding sequences:
- the LOC108326476 gene encoding metal tolerance protein 2, with translation MGFRLRNLNPLYRTCITRLSSSNFPPPVLESLNCHPLQPFLTENPAFKIPKRWHLGHSHHDEHDRRHKEGENIFRLGLAADICLATGKAFTGYLSGSTAIIADAAHSISDVVLSGIALVSFKVAKAPRDKEHPYGHGKFETIGALGISCMLLATGGGIAWHAVDLLMGLFSPGPEMVSQALAHGHGHSHEHGGHHHGIDMDHPILALNMTIVSICVKEGLYWVTKQAGEKQGSGLMKANAWHHRADAISSVVALIGVGGSILGMKFLDPLAGLLVSGMILKAGAESGYQSVLELVDAAIPAQQLDPIKQTILQVDGVKGCHRLRGRRAGSYLYLDVHIEVDPFSSVTAAHDIGEKVRHQIHKSHPTVVEIFIHIDPAMSYASPCTIDQQDSWSADMDQQSIVPAEDDNIKEIVSDIISSKFPQMLVERITRHTFQSKLVLQIEVSMPHDILIRHAMEMAQQAEKEILKAVSNTIHVCIQLRLGQPFPQISHT, from the exons ATGGGGTTTAGATTGAGAAATCTGAATCCCTTATACCGAACATGCATTACACGCCTTTCCTCTTCGAATTTCCCCCCTCCGGTCTTGGAATCGCTTAATTGCCATCCATTACAGCCCTTTTTGACTGAAAATCCCGCATTCAAAATCCCAAAGAGATGGCATTTGGGTCATTCCCACCACGATGAACACGATCGCCGCCACAAGGAGGGAGAGAATATTTTCCGCTTGGGTCTCGCCGCCGACATCTGTTTAGCCACTGGAAAAGCCTTCACCGGGTATCTTTCCGGGAGCACCGCCATTATCGCCGATGCTGCTCATTCCATATCCGATGTG GTTCTTAGTGGCATAGCTTTGGTTTCTTTCAAGGTTGCCAAGGCGCCTAGAGATAAAGAACATCCATATG GACATGGCAAATTTGAGACTATAGGAGCTCTTGGAATCTCTTGCATGCTTTTGGCTACTGGAGGTGGCATTGCTTGGCATGCTGTAGACCTTTTGATG GGATTGTTCTCACCTGGTCCTGAAATGGTTAGCCAGGCATTAGCACATGGACATGGGCATAGCCACGAGCATGGTGGACATCATCATGGAATTGACATGGATCATCCCATACTTGCTTTGAATATGACTATTGTGTCAATATGCGTTAAAGAAGg GCTTTACTGGGTAACAAAACAAGCTGGTGAGAAGCAAGGTAGTGGACTAATGAAAGCAAATGCATGGCACCATCGTGCAGATGCAATTTCATCAGTTGTTGCTCTCATTGGAGTTG GAGGATCTATTCTTGGAATGAAGTTTCTAGATCCCCTTGCTGGACTTCTCGTCTCAGGCATGATTTTGAAAGCTGGAGCTGAAAGTGGTTACCAAAG TGTCTTGGAATTGGTTGATGCTGCAATCCCGGCACAGCAGTTGGATCCTATTAAACAAACAATATTGCAAGTTGATGGTGTCAAg GGGTGCCATCGTTTAAGAGGTAGAAGAGCTGGTTCATATCTGTATCTTGATGTACATATTGAG GTTGATCCTTTTTCTAGTGTCACTGCTGCACATGATATTGGGGAAAAAGTTCGTCACCAAATTCACAAGTCTCACCCTACTGTGGTTGAAATTTTTATACACATAG ATCCTGCAATGTCATATGCTTCTCCCTGCACAATAGATCAGCAAGATAGTTGGAGCGCAGACATGGACCAGCAGAGTATTGTTCCTGCTGAGGATGATAACATTAAAGAAATTGTTTCTGACATCATCTCATCCAAATTCCCTCAG ATGCTAGTTGAGCGCATAACTCGCCACACGTTTCAAAGCAAGTTAGTTCTTCAAATTGAGGTTTCCATGCCACATGATATCCTAATTCG GCATGCAATGGAAATGGCACAGCAAGCAGAGAAAGAGATTTTGAAGGCCGTCTCGAATACAATTCATGTTTGCATTCAGCTGCGTTTGGGGCAACCATTCCCACAGATCAGTCATACTTAG
- the LOC108324610 gene encoding uncharacterized protein LOC108324610, protein MTLAFQRTLGRHSRNHDQSSAGSHDFVNADRERRSPESSEEESEEDGGDVQRSWMKRVELPTFEGTDPMGWITKAEKFFDIQNVTEREKMKLVYICMEGGASYWFRFWRKKTRHPTWSMFTAALTRRFGDLNRGSVYEKLAAVRQRGNVDEYIQEFEVLVAQAAGVNEEQLLGYFFAGLQEGLRYLVRPHDPRDLLTAMERAREVEQAGSVSRGNSGTGGKGGVTWGKYSSSSGTVARTETYRDASEGSVNVGGVGGGSGTKKEGVSSNVTARAGSSGGGNTQGRGVRMLPYPEYIKRREEGRCFQCGGPYSPGHRCAERSMRVMILAEEGEEEGVEEKIEMVEMEEPVMEHTVMELSGLSAGGQTQSNTMKMQGWMKGRRILVLVNSGASHSFISTRLVKELGLESIDTYPYKVCLGDGQKKITSGYCTGVTVKLDELEVRDKLYLFELSGVDVILGITWLASLGEIKVDWGHLIMKVEVEGKVVEIKGDPTLTRRMVTPEVLLKEKEIEAMTLVWSLSQAEAVEGDGKTGRWTLTQEAGLKQILSDFEGVFREPQGLPPERKVDRRIPLKEGTEPISVRPYRYPHLMKTEIERQVEEMLKLGVIRPSNSPYSSPLILMKKKDGSSRFCVDYRALNRVTVADKYPIPIIEELLDELQGARYFSKVDLRAGYHQIRMKNEDIPKTAFRTHQGHYEFLVMPFGLTNAPATFQDMMNSVLRPFLRRCVLVFFDDILIYNKSWDEHMQHLQQVLEVLAQQKLFANRNKCEFGREQIRYLGHKISKAGVEMDEEKVSAVTAWPEPKSIRELRGFLGLTGYYRRFIRGYGKITQPLTNLLKKGKFDWSLAGAEAMQRLKTAVTTAPVLALPDFSQTF, encoded by the coding sequence ATGACTCTCGCTTTTCAACGAACCTTAGGAAGACATTCCAGGAACCATGATCAGAGCTCCGCAGGGAGCCACGACTTCGTCAATGCTGACCGTGAACGACGATCACCAGAGAGTTCGGAGGAGGAGTCGGAAGAGGATGGAGGAGATGTGCAACGAAGTTGGATGAAACGTGTTGAACTTCCAACGTTCGAAGGAACGGACCCCATGGGCTGGATAACGAAGGCCGAAAAATTCTTTGATATCCAAAACGTGACAGAGAGGGAGAAAATGAAGCTGGTATATATCTGTATGGAGGGAGGCGCTAGTTATTGGTTCCGTTTTTGGCGGAAGAAGACTAGACATCCAACTTGGAGCATGTTCACTGCCGCTCTAACACGGAGGTTTGGAGACTTAAACAGGGGCTCTGTTTATGAAAAATTGGCTGCCGTGCGACAAAGGGGAAATGTCGACGAATATATACAGGAGTTTGAAGTACTGGTGGCGCAAGCAGCCGGAGTGAATGAGGAACAACTTTTGGGATACTTCTTCGCTGGGCTACAAGAAGGATTAAGATATCTGGTGAGGCCGCATGACCCACGCGATCTGTTGACGGCAATGGAGCGAGCACGTGAGGTCGAGCAAGCGGGTTCTGTATCGCGAGGTAACAGTGGAACGGGAGGAAAAGGAGGGGTGACCTGGGGAAAGTATTCCTCGAGCTCAGGTACTGTCGCGAGGACGGAGACCTATCGCGACGCGTCGGAGGGATCGGTAAACGTCGGCGGGGTCGGCGGTGGATCGGGAACAAAGAAGGAAGGCGTTTCTAGCAATGTAACCGCCCGAGCTGGTAGTAGCGGAGGAGGGAATACTCAAGGAAGAGGAGTAAGAATGTTGCCTTATCCCGAATATATAAAAAGGCGTGAAGAAGGGCGTTGTTTCCAGTGCGGTGGCCCATACAGCCCGGGCCATCGGTGTGCTGAAAGGAGTATGAGAGTGATGATTTTGGCggaagaaggtgaagaagaaggagtcGAAGAGAAGATCGAAATGGTCGAAATGGAGGAACCGGTGATGGAACACACGGTGATGGAACTGTCAGGGTTGTCTGCCGGAGGACAAACCCAATCGAATACCATGAAGATGCAAGGATGGATGAAGGGGAGGAGAATTCTGGTGTTAGTAAACAGCGGAGCTAGTCATAGCTTTATATCCACCAGATTGGTGAAAGAATTGGGTCTGGAAAGCATTGACACCTATCCCTATAAAGTGTGCTTAGGTGATGGACAAAAGAAAATAACCAGTGGATATTGCACAGGGGTTACCGTGAAATTGGATGAGCTGGAAGTTAGAGATAAACTATATCTATTTGAGTTAAGCGGTGTGGATGTGATATTAGGAATCACTTGGTTAGCCTCCCTAGGAGAAATTAAAGTGGATTGGGGACACCTAATTATGAAGGTGGAGGTTGAAGGGAAAGTAGTGGAGATAAAAGGAGATCCCACTTTAACACGTCGAATGGTGACACCCGAAGTCCtcttaaaagaaaaggagataGAAGCCATGACTCTCGTGTGGAGCTTAAGTCAAGCAGAAGCGGTGGAGGGAGATGGGAAAACCGGGAGATGGACACTGACTCAAGAGGCAGGGCTGAAGCAGATTTTGTCAGACTTCGAAGGAGTATTTCGAGAACCTCAAGGGCTGCCACCTGAGAGGAAAGTTGATCGTCGAATACCCTTGAAGGAAGGAACAGAGCCCATAAGTGTCAGGCCATACCGCTACCCACACCTCATGAAAACAGAGATAGAGAGACAAGTTGAGGAAATGTTGAAGCTCGGTGTGATTCGTCCCAGCAATAGTCCATATTCAAGCccattaatattaatgaaaaaaaaagatgggaGCTCGAGATTTTGTGTAGATTACAGGGCACTGAATAGAGTCACAGTGGCAGATAAATACCCAATACCAATTATAGAAGAACTGCTGGATGAGCTTCAAGGGGCAAGGTATTTTTCTAAAGTTGATTTAAGGGCTGGATATCATCAGATCAGgatgaaaaatgaagatattCCTAAGACAGCCTTTAGAACGCATCAAGGGCACTACGAGTTTCTCGTTATGCCTTTTGGGTTGACAAACGCCCCTGCCACGTTCCAAGATATGATGAATTCTGTGCTCAGGCCATTTTTGAGGAGGTGCGTGTTAGTTTTTTTTGATGATATACTAATATACAAtaaatcttgggatgaacatATGCAACATTTACAACAAGTTCTGGAGGTGTTAGCACAGCAGAAATTATTTGCTAATAGAAACAAATGCGAATTTGGGAGAGAACAAATTCGTTATTTGGGGCATAAAATTTCAAAGGCGGGAGTTGAGATGGATGAGGAGAAGGTTTCTGCGGTGACAGCATGGCCCGAACCAAAGAGTATCAGAGAGTTGAGAGGGTTTTTAGGTCTGACTGGATACTACAGGAGATTCATCAGAGGTTATGGGAAGATCACTCAACCTCTCACCAACCTACTTAAGAAGGGGAAGTTTGACTGGTCTCTTGCAGGGGCAGAGGCAATGCAGAGACTCAAAACAGCAGTCACCACGGCTCCAGTATTAGCTTTACCGGATTTCTCTCAAACCTTTTAG